Proteins from one Pirellulales bacterium genomic window:
- a CDS encoding glycosyltransferase — MAHTTSHQPTLVPRVTTPIIIPYFKPIVRRLNGISLKRHYEKLCRAHQIQRPILLTTWPSAVDFVKSVDAAPKIYYCVDDWPHYPGLNSSDWRQMEEDLLEHTDAIVATSSDLVKKGRPDRATLYLPQGVDFDHFRRGADCREPIAALEEIPRPIVGFFGLVSSWVDLQLLSRLSEHFPNVSFVIIGRSELDLSLLRKKPNVYCLGAVAYADLPQYARYFDVGLIPFVIDRLTRAVNPLKLYEYFALGLPVLATRLPELERIEGPIELASTPNEFCEKLRVLMARRSLAREQEAISIASVNTWRRRAEQFSVFLGTVAFN; from the coding sequence TTGGCTCACACGACGAGCCATCAACCGACGCTTGTTCCGCGTGTGACGACACCGATCATAATTCCCTATTTCAAGCCGATCGTGCGCCGGCTGAACGGTATAAGTCTTAAGCGGCATTACGAGAAGCTATGTCGCGCGCATCAGATTCAAAGGCCGATTCTCTTGACTACGTGGCCATCAGCGGTTGACTTCGTTAAGTCAGTCGACGCGGCTCCAAAAATTTATTACTGCGTCGACGATTGGCCGCACTATCCGGGCCTGAACAGTTCGGACTGGCGACAGATGGAGGAGGATCTTCTCGAACATACCGACGCCATTGTTGCTACAAGCTCGGACCTAGTCAAAAAAGGGCGACCGGACCGCGCTACGCTCTATCTACCTCAGGGAGTGGACTTTGACCACTTTCGACGTGGCGCCGACTGTCGGGAACCGATTGCCGCATTAGAGGAAATTCCACGTCCGATCGTCGGGTTCTTCGGGCTGGTGAGCAGTTGGGTAGATTTGCAGCTGCTAAGCCGGCTGAGCGAGCACTTTCCCAACGTCTCGTTCGTGATCATCGGTAGGTCAGAACTGGATCTAAGTTTACTTCGAAAGAAACCCAACGTGTATTGCTTGGGGGCGGTCGCGTATGCAGACCTGCCGCAGTACGCAAGATATTTTGACGTCGGCCTGATCCCTTTTGTCATCGATCGACTTACCAGGGCCGTCAATCCATTGAAGCTATACGAATATTTTGCGCTTGGTTTACCTGTCCTAGCTACGCGGCTGCCAGAGTTGGAGCGTATTGAAGGACCGATCGAACTGGCGAGCACGCCAAACGAGTTTTGCGAGAAGTTGCGAGTGTTAATGGCGCGCCGTTCTCTTGCCAGGGAACAAGAGGCGATCTCGATCGCGAGCGTGAATACCTGGCGTCGGCGCGCCGAGCAGTTCAGCGTGTTTCTAGGAACTGTTGCTTTCAACTAG
- a CDS encoding glycosyltransferase family 2 protein has translation MSILETNRDRTVQGSLASAARPFISVVMPVRNEASAIGSTLNALLRQSYALDRFEIIVVDGESTDRTREIVQGFIDESGSVRLLANPRRWSSAARNLGIQAARGEILLIVDGHCEIGSDRYLDELAWTFERTSADCLGRPQPLETSQPSTLQRAIGIARASRLGHHPASHVFSKREQVVPAHSVAVAYRRTVFDRVGLFDESFDACEDVELNHRIDRAGMRCVFVPALRVGYHPRATLARLFQQMSRYGRGRMRLLRKHPETFSPLGFVPALFLLFVLVGALLTPWSRSATWLLATGVASYGLVVVGFSAGLAIRNRCWKELPLLPAVFMTLHVGAGMGVLLELIRPTRRSAEDVTRHESS, from the coding sequence ATGAGCATCCTAGAAACCAATCGCGACCGCACGGTTCAGGGCAGTCTTGCATCTGCCGCGCGACCGTTCATCTCGGTCGTTATGCCTGTTCGCAATGAGGCGAGTGCGATCGGGAGCACCTTGAACGCCCTATTGCGGCAGAGCTACGCGCTCGATCGCTTCGAAATCATCGTGGTTGATGGCGAATCAACGGACCGCACGCGAGAAATCGTACAGGGCTTCATCGATGAATCTGGTAGTGTTCGTTTGCTTGCCAATCCTCGACGTTGGTCGAGCGCGGCACGCAACCTAGGCATTCAGGCGGCACGCGGAGAAATTCTCCTGATCGTGGATGGTCACTGCGAGATCGGCTCGGATAGATATCTTGACGAGTTGGCCTGGACATTTGAGCGGACGAGCGCCGATTGCCTTGGCCGGCCACAGCCGCTCGAAACATCGCAACCTAGCACGTTACAGCGGGCGATCGGCATCGCTCGCGCGTCGCGACTGGGGCATCATCCGGCGTCGCACGTCTTCTCGAAGCGCGAGCAAGTCGTGCCGGCTCATAGCGTGGCCGTGGCTTATCGTCGCACGGTATTCGATCGCGTAGGGCTGTTCGACGAATCGTTCGACGCTTGTGAAGACGTTGAGCTGAATCATCGGATCGATCGCGCCGGCATGCGTTGCGTGTTCGTGCCCGCGCTGCGTGTGGGGTACCATCCGCGCGCGACGTTGGCCAGGCTGTTTCAACAGATGTCGCGTTATGGCCGGGGGCGGATGCGGTTGTTGCGCAAACATCCGGAGACGTTTTCGCCCTTGGGGTTCGTGCCTGCGTTGTTTCTGTTGTTTGTGCTCGTGGGCGCTCTGTTGACCCCGTGGTCGCGCTCGGCAACATGGCTGCTCGCGACGGGCGTGGCCTCGTATGGTCTGGTCGTCGTTGGTTTCTCGGCGGGGCTGGCGATCAGAAACCGTTGCTGGAAAGAGTTGCCATTGCTGCCGGCAGTGTTCATGACGTTGCACGTTGGCGCCGGCATGGGAGTCCTGCTGGAGCTGATACGACCAACTCGTCGATCAGCCGAGGATGTCACACGGCATGAGAGTTCCTAA
- a CDS encoding XrtA system polysaccharide deacetylase, with product MSQVLNALTIDVEDYFQVSAFEGHVARHDWHHCESRVVENTRRLLHLLDERNVRATFFVLGWVAERFPQLVRDIHATGHEIGSHSYWHRLVYELTPDEFRSDLQKSRDVLEQIIGEPINAYRAPSFSITKNSFWALEILADEGFTIDSSIFPIYHDRYGIPDAQPGLHQIDTASGDLWEFPPAVVRKARLNIPVSGGGYFRLYPLPFTIRSLRSINQQLARPFVFYVHPWEIDPEQPRLRAGSWLARRRHYVNLRTTESKLRRLLASFRFGCLRDCIKQAQTEAAESSAVSALSSSSSTPIC from the coding sequence GTGTCACAAGTACTCAATGCACTGACGATCGACGTCGAAGACTACTTTCAAGTCTCGGCGTTCGAAGGACATGTCGCGCGTCACGACTGGCATCATTGCGAAAGCCGCGTGGTCGAAAATACGCGTCGATTATTGCACCTGCTCGACGAGCGGAACGTGCGAGCCACGTTTTTCGTCTTGGGTTGGGTGGCCGAGCGATTTCCGCAACTCGTGAGAGATATTCACGCCACAGGGCACGAAATCGGTTCTCATAGCTATTGGCACCGGCTTGTCTATGAACTCACGCCTGACGAGTTTCGATCAGACCTGCAAAAGTCGCGCGATGTGCTTGAGCAGATCATTGGCGAACCAATCAACGCCTACCGAGCCCCCAGCTTCTCGATCACCAAGAATTCGTTCTGGGCGTTGGAGATTCTGGCTGACGAAGGCTTTACGATTGATTCCAGCATCTTCCCGATTTACCACGATCGCTATGGGATACCGGACGCTCAGCCCGGTTTACATCAGATCGATACGGCCAGTGGCGATTTGTGGGAATTTCCTCCGGCAGTTGTGCGCAAAGCACGCTTGAACATTCCCGTTTCGGGGGGCGGCTATTTTCGCCTTTATCCGCTGCCGTTCACGATTCGCTCCTTACGCAGCATCAATCAGCAGCTTGCTCGACCGTTTGTGTTTTACGTTCACCCCTGGGAAATCGATCCGGAGCAGCCTCGGTTGCGGGCAGGGTCGTGGCTGGCCCGACGACGGCATTACGTCAATCTCAGGACGACCGAATCTAAATTACGCCGGTTGCTCGCATCGTTTCGATTTGGCTGCCTGCGAGATTGCATCAAGCAGGCACAAACCGAGGCTGCAGAGTCGTCAGCGGTGTCGGCACTGTCCAGTTCGTCATCTACCCCGATCTGCTGA
- a CDS encoding sugar transferase, giving the protein MASITERKKLRSGVALTKIDRGRPPIKMSNYCRWKHGPDRVMAVVLLLPAVPLIALLILLVRVTSRGPGIYRQVRVGRNGKYFTMYKIRTMRHDAEARTGPTWATNNDPRLTGLGRFIRSVHLDELPQLINVVKGDMDLVGPRPERPEFTHFLAQEIDEYVARLVVRPGVTGLAQVNLPPDSDLNSVRRKLVLDLEYVRHASLTLDLRILCWTALRLCGMKKVSMRILRLYRAVNLPEDVAQRSGPPDTAVVRAATVDTVTVPRQGDAHSRKGNPLPQVSQQTKPR; this is encoded by the coding sequence ATGGCCAGCATCACGGAACGTAAAAAGCTCCGCTCTGGAGTGGCATTGACGAAGATCGACCGCGGACGGCCGCCGATCAAGATGTCAAACTATTGTCGCTGGAAGCACGGTCCCGATCGTGTCATGGCCGTGGTGCTTTTACTCCCGGCAGTACCGCTGATTGCTCTGTTGATCTTGTTGGTGAGAGTGACCTCGCGAGGGCCCGGTATTTATCGGCAGGTGCGTGTGGGGCGCAATGGCAAGTACTTCACCATGTATAAAATCCGCACGATGCGGCACGATGCCGAGGCGCGAACCGGACCGACGTGGGCCACGAACAACGACCCACGGCTGACCGGGTTGGGGCGATTCATTCGTTCTGTGCACTTGGACGAGTTGCCGCAACTGATAAATGTCGTCAAAGGAGACATGGACCTGGTGGGCCCGCGCCCCGAACGTCCGGAATTCACCCACTTTCTGGCCCAAGAAATCGACGAGTACGTTGCCCGCCTGGTAGTTCGCCCCGGCGTAACGGGCTTGGCGCAGGTCAACCTTCCTCCCGACTCGGACTTAAACAGCGTGCGACGGAAGTTAGTGCTTGATCTGGAGTACGTTCGCCACGCGAGTTTAACTCTCGATCTGCGCATTCTTTGCTGGACGGCATTGCGCCTTTGCGGAATGAAGAAGGTATCGATGCGGATCCTGAGGCTTTATCGAGCAGTGAACCTTCCGGAGGACGTGGCTCAAAGGTCCGGACCACCCGACACCGCGGTGGTTCGCGCGGCGACGGTGGACACGGTCACGGTACCTCGCCAAGGCGACGCTCATTCGCGCAAGGGCAACCCACTCCCGCAGGTGTCGCAGCAAACGAAGCCACGATGA
- a CDS encoding exosortase-associated EpsI family protein, whose product MPKALMFAVAATCTATIAAGWVEGKLSNRWGTPPDLIAAGECVARVPERVGDWELQSSEPFEDETLQMLQCAGYLSRSYKNVLTGDIVRVALLVGPPGPTAVHTPEICYSSRGQTIVQQRKSIATRPQQRPDESLWRMVFRSNDVEQNRFSVVYGWADAAGQWRASVNPRYEHGGASMLFKIQVAAPLADPADEQGPDVCQQFLRDFLPALDATLFSTSSPSSSSV is encoded by the coding sequence ATGCCAAAAGCCCTAATGTTCGCAGTTGCAGCAACGTGTACGGCGACGATCGCCGCCGGTTGGGTGGAAGGGAAACTATCCAATCGCTGGGGCACACCACCTGATTTGATTGCCGCGGGAGAGTGCGTGGCACGCGTGCCAGAGCGGGTAGGCGACTGGGAGTTACAATCTTCGGAACCGTTCGAAGACGAAACGCTGCAAATGCTGCAATGCGCCGGCTATCTGTCGCGAAGTTACAAAAACGTGCTAACGGGCGACATTGTACGAGTGGCCTTGCTGGTGGGCCCCCCTGGCCCAACCGCGGTGCATACACCGGAAATCTGTTATTCCAGCCGCGGACAGACCATCGTGCAGCAACGCAAATCCATTGCCACGCGTCCCCAGCAGCGGCCCGACGAATCACTTTGGCGGATGGTCTTTCGGTCCAACGACGTCGAGCAGAATCGATTTAGCGTCGTATACGGCTGGGCCGACGCGGCGGGGCAGTGGCGCGCGTCGGTCAATCCGCGCTATGAGCACGGAGGGGCGTCGATGCTTTTCAAGATCCAAGTTGCCGCGCCTTTGGCCGATCCTGCCGACGAGCAGGGGCCCGATGTGTGTCAGCAGTTCCTGCGTGACTTTCTTCCTGCGCTCGATGCGACGTTGTTTTCGACGTCGTCGCCATCGTCGAGCTCCGTCTAA
- a CDS encoding tetratricopeptide repeat protein yields MNWPLLLGTVACVAVIAPLGYLWHSYQLRRHGSVFLSRAAVLEEKEEWGEAVQSVERYLRIYPEDAAARARLARDFDHLADESPAKIPTAERLYGIAVGLAPDQTDLRIRHAERLMQVGRFRDALAEINAALGQQAGDTKALRLKIAAAYGNARARGDFSAPAELIADFQRAIDASKGMPEQIDLSIQFAEMYRHDLTEPSEDVRRATAKQIVDDMVAANPAVVAAWVGRYLFHARNDGTGSDADLDRALELDTEHANVLVQLAAAERAKGKDNGAAAAFFENAIAAHPNDARSYLGLAQLQANSEQSDEAIATMKRGLSSVGQADLPSLQLTLASLYLSATNLDDAEQMLNTTAKQLESRENRMTKGAVSPLRSTLDALRGQWHMEKQQWSQAIVLLNRSVMENPSVATKHEVSSRAQSYMQLGRCYTALRHWDQAAMAFKEAAALLPQAIAPQFAAARSWEAAGRMDEAVREFRNATLHPEATDEVWASLIEGQIRKQVTSAAKQRDWQAVEESIAEGRKRFPESKALTALVTQLNDLRQGTRDTLKLMEAAQAADPRSASLTELLLLAYEAEKQPDKADALLGVFAAANDSETAVVLMRANLLTARGKFEEAWQQITAALPLMPAEQQEALQFRAASIAMRSGKMDEARRILQELASHDDRSEILLEMLADLAMETRDLRELAHWEEELRKQEGANGTGWRFYRVQRLLSEATGADRSALDEAEQTAAEIVKLRPMWSIGLVLQGQIAARRGQPERAIDAYRKAIALGETRRFAREQLVTLLYATGQFEELREHLDELGDAAMLSPRLGNIAVAMRIRQGDSHDATRLAQQQVDQRPDDAMSFVVLGQSLLAAKQNAEAEEAFRKAITVSSQEVRAWQGLFGFLMEMGRREEAAATVAEMARSVKLPERDLILIVAQDQLLLDDQEGAAKSFRKALELAPTDTMVLNRAVAFFTDRDPEFAERSLRRARELDPEANGTRLGLASFLIGRGEQTQLAEAAGLLDSMSRETKGSARAQGLQARLLLRRGQPHDHQRAEKILEDLAARGEASDEDRAMIVDLYQIEGRAREAQEHAFALVNRNNPQPRHLARYVDLLLKDNRATEAGPWLKKLSAIDPQSFATLTLRARLLAAERRYGEIDSIVGMYFDERLTRATTDTEKSKVLLSAGNLFAQLQMDEQAERFLRRAAKLDPAAYPSLANWLARHDHIDEAVALLLQAGASDDTAQTATVLAESLSVGNTNREVAARAEPLLNEAWKKHGEDTRFLSALATWRLVEDHGEVAIPILRKVLQIEPRNILAMNNLTAALSQQAAHHAEARELIDRALAQGGPIAELLDTKGTLLLDMGDIEGAIGVLQDATSRSVADARHFLHLSVALQRVGKLSESREAIDRARKLSLDAATLTPRDRKALEELERDLKS; encoded by the coding sequence GTGAACTGGCCTTTATTGTTGGGGACCGTGGCCTGCGTCGCGGTGATCGCGCCGTTGGGATATCTGTGGCACTCCTATCAACTGCGACGACATGGCTCGGTGTTCTTGAGCCGCGCCGCGGTGCTCGAGGAAAAAGAAGAATGGGGCGAAGCGGTGCAAAGCGTAGAGCGTTATCTGCGAATCTATCCGGAAGACGCCGCTGCGCGAGCGCGACTGGCCCGCGACTTCGATCATCTGGCTGACGAATCGCCTGCCAAGATCCCGACGGCGGAGCGGCTGTACGGGATTGCCGTTGGTTTGGCGCCCGACCAGACGGACCTACGTATTCGGCACGCCGAGCGATTAATGCAGGTCGGGCGTTTTCGTGACGCCCTGGCGGAAATCAATGCGGCGCTTGGGCAACAGGCCGGTGATACCAAGGCTTTGCGCTTGAAAATCGCGGCGGCGTATGGAAATGCGAGGGCGCGCGGAGACTTCAGCGCGCCTGCTGAATTGATCGCCGATTTTCAACGAGCGATCGACGCGAGCAAAGGCATGCCGGAACAGATCGACCTATCCATTCAGTTTGCCGAAATGTATCGGCATGATTTGACCGAGCCAAGTGAGGACGTTCGCCGCGCGACTGCCAAACAGATCGTCGACGACATGGTGGCCGCCAACCCCGCGGTCGTCGCCGCCTGGGTTGGACGTTATCTATTTCACGCTCGCAACGACGGCACCGGGTCGGATGCCGATCTGGACCGGGCGCTCGAACTCGATACGGAACATGCGAATGTCCTGGTGCAATTGGCGGCCGCCGAGCGCGCGAAAGGCAAAGACAATGGCGCCGCTGCCGCCTTTTTCGAGAATGCCATTGCTGCGCATCCCAACGACGCGCGGTCCTATCTGGGCTTGGCGCAGCTGCAAGCCAATTCGGAACAGTCGGACGAAGCCATTGCGACGATGAAGCGCGGACTGTCGTCGGTCGGGCAGGCCGACCTGCCGTCGTTGCAGTTAACGCTGGCATCCCTCTACTTATCCGCAACGAATCTCGACGACGCGGAGCAAATGCTCAACACCACGGCCAAGCAACTGGAAAGCCGGGAAAACCGCATGACCAAGGGCGCTGTGAGTCCCTTGCGAAGCACTCTGGACGCGCTGCGGGGGCAATGGCACATGGAAAAGCAGCAATGGTCGCAGGCCATTGTTCTGCTGAATCGTTCGGTCATGGAGAATCCATCCGTTGCCACCAAGCACGAAGTATCGAGCCGTGCTCAAAGCTATATGCAACTAGGACGGTGCTACACGGCGCTCAGGCATTGGGACCAGGCTGCCATGGCGTTCAAGGAAGCCGCGGCACTTTTGCCCCAGGCCATCGCTCCTCAGTTTGCGGCCGCTCGCAGTTGGGAGGCCGCGGGGCGCATGGACGAGGCCGTGCGAGAATTTCGTAATGCGACGTTGCATCCCGAGGCGACCGATGAGGTGTGGGCTTCCTTGATCGAGGGGCAGATTCGGAAGCAGGTGACCTCGGCCGCCAAGCAACGCGACTGGCAGGCCGTCGAGGAGAGCATCGCCGAAGGGCGCAAGCGTTTTCCCGAGTCGAAGGCCTTGACGGCTCTTGTTACCCAATTAAACGACCTGCGTCAGGGTACGCGCGACACGCTGAAGTTGATGGAGGCTGCACAAGCGGCCGACCCGCGCTCGGCTAGTCTGACGGAATTACTGCTCCTGGCCTACGAGGCCGAAAAGCAGCCGGATAAAGCGGATGCGCTGCTGGGTGTCTTTGCGGCGGCCAACGACAGTGAGACCGCCGTGGTCCTGATGCGCGCGAACCTGCTGACGGCGCGCGGGAAGTTCGAGGAAGCCTGGCAACAGATCACGGCGGCCCTGCCACTGATGCCCGCCGAACAACAGGAGGCGCTCCAGTTTCGCGCCGCTAGCATCGCGATGCGGTCCGGCAAGATGGATGAAGCGAGACGCATTCTGCAAGAGTTGGCGTCACACGACGACCGTAGCGAAATCTTGCTTGAGATGCTGGCCGATCTGGCGATGGAGACCCGTGACCTGCGCGAGTTGGCACATTGGGAAGAAGAATTACGGAAGCAGGAAGGTGCCAACGGAACCGGATGGCGTTTCTATCGCGTGCAGCGACTGCTGAGCGAGGCGACCGGCGCTGACAGATCGGCGCTGGACGAAGCGGAGCAGACCGCGGCCGAGATCGTGAAATTACGGCCGATGTGGTCAATCGGTCTGGTATTGCAAGGGCAGATTGCCGCACGCCGCGGCCAGCCGGAGCGCGCCATTGATGCCTATCGCAAGGCAATTGCACTGGGCGAGACGCGGCGTTTTGCTCGTGAACAACTCGTAACGCTGTTGTACGCCACCGGTCAATTCGAGGAATTGCGGGAACATTTGGATGAATTAGGGGACGCGGCGATGCTTTCGCCGCGGTTGGGCAATATCGCCGTGGCCATGCGAATCAGACAAGGTGATTCTCACGACGCCACACGATTGGCGCAACAACAGGTCGATCAACGTCCTGACGATGCCATGAGTTTCGTAGTGCTCGGTCAGTCTTTGCTGGCCGCTAAGCAGAATGCCGAAGCCGAGGAGGCATTTCGCAAGGCGATCACGGTTTCGTCGCAGGAGGTGCGCGCTTGGCAGGGACTATTCGGCTTTTTGATGGAAATGGGGCGCCGCGAGGAAGCCGCGGCAACGGTCGCCGAGATGGCGCGTTCAGTAAAACTTCCCGAGCGCGATTTGATTTTGATCGTTGCCCAGGATCAATTGTTGCTTGACGATCAGGAGGGGGCCGCGAAATCCTTTCGCAAAGCGCTCGAGCTTGCTCCTACGGACACTATGGTTCTGAACCGAGCCGTGGCCTTTTTTACTGACCGCGATCCTGAATTTGCCGAGCGGTCATTGCGCCGCGCCCGCGAGTTAGATCCTGAGGCAAACGGTACTCGCTTGGGCCTGGCATCTTTTTTGATTGGTCGTGGGGAACAAACGCAGTTGGCCGAGGCCGCGGGGCTACTTGACAGCATGTCGCGTGAAACAAAGGGGAGCGCTCGCGCGCAAGGATTGCAAGCCCGCCTACTGCTGCGTCGTGGGCAGCCGCACGATCACCAGCGCGCCGAAAAGATTCTCGAAGACCTTGCCGCGCGCGGCGAAGCATCCGATGAAGACCGCGCGATGATCGTGGACCTGTACCAAATCGAAGGGCGCGCCCGCGAAGCGCAAGAACATGCCTTTGCACTTGTCAATCGGAACAACCCCCAGCCCCGCCATCTGGCCCGCTACGTCGATCTATTACTGAAAGACAATCGCGCCACCGAGGCCGGTCCGTGGTTGAAGAAACTGTCGGCCATCGATCCACAAAGCTTCGCGACTTTGACTCTGCGTGCCAGGTTGCTGGCCGCCGAGAGACGGTACGGAGAAATCGATTCGATCGTCGGAATGTACTTCGACGAACGATTAACTCGCGCGACAACGGATACCGAGAAGTCCAAGGTGCTCTTATCCGCCGGTAACCTGTTCGCCCAGTTGCAAATGGACGAGCAAGCGGAACGATTTTTGCGACGGGCGGCAAAGCTTGACCCGGCGGCCTATCCGTCGCTCGCGAACTGGCTGGCTCGCCACGATCATATTGATGAAGCGGTTGCGCTTTTGTTGCAGGCCGGTGCGAGCGATGACACGGCGCAGACCGCGACAGTGCTGGCCGAATCACTCTCTGTTGGGAATACGAATCGCGAAGTCGCTGCGCGTGCCGAGCCGCTACTTAACGAGGCCTGGAAAAAGCACGGCGAAGATACGAGGTTTCTTTCGGCGCTGGCTACGTGGCGGCTGGTCGAAGATCACGGCGAGGTGGCGATTCCTATTTTGCGTAAAGTGCTGCAGATCGAACCGCGCAATATCTTGGCCATGAACAATCTGACCGCCGCTCTTTCACAGCAGGCGGCACATCATGCCGAGGCCCGAGAATTGATCGATCGCGCGCTTGCGCAAGGTGGGCCGATCGCGGAACTTTTGGATACCAAAGGGACCCTCTTGCTCGACATGGGCGATATCGAAGGGGCCATCGGCGTATTGCAGGACGCGACGTCACGGTCCGTGGCCGATGCCCGGCATTTTTTGCATCTGAGCGTAGCGCTGCAACGTGTCGGCAAACTATCGGAATCTCGTGAAGCGATCGATCGCGCCCGCAAGCTCTCCCTGGATGCCGCCACACTGACTCCACGCGATCGTAAGGCGTTGGAAGAGCTCGAGCGAGATTTGAAGAGCTGA